In the Gemmatimonadaceae bacterium genome, one interval contains:
- a CDS encoding molybdopterin-dependent oxidoreductase: protein MTRRRYAPRPYARLTEPLVRDQGELRPASWDEALDRAAAGFLRVRDTRGPDAIGTFSCSKSTNEVNFLAAKLTRAVFGTNNVDSCNRT, encoded by the coding sequence ATGACCCGTCGTCGCTACGCCCCGCGCCCCTATGCACGGCTCACGGAACCGCTCGTCCGCGACCAGGGCGAGTTGCGCCCCGCCTCGTGGGACGAGGCGCTGGACCGAGCCGCCGCCGGCTTCCTTCGCGTTCGTGACACGCGCGGCCCCGACGCGATCGGGACCTTTTCCTGCTCCAAGAGCACGAACGAGGTGAACTTCCTCGCCGCCAAGCTCACGCGCGCCGTCTTCGGCACCAACAACGTCGACAGCTGCAATCGGACTTGA
- a CDS encoding Uma2 family endonuclease — protein sequence MATQWTAAMAAALPDDGTRYEVLDGELVIVPSPSWNHQRAALALWQAISTFLRQNELGEAIVAPADVEFSHRRLLAPDVFVVPRAADGRRPRSFAEAERLLLAIEILSPSTARRDRGIKRRIYLEEQVDEYWIVDADAWCIERWRRGDDRPEIVLERLTWRPDGAEEALIIELPLLFGEALA from the coding sequence ATGGCGACCCAGTGGACCGCCGCGATGGCTGCGGCATTGCCGGACGATGGCACGCGCTACGAGGTGCTCGACGGGGAGCTCGTGATCGTGCCGTCCCCGTCCTGGAATCACCAGCGCGCGGCGCTGGCGCTCTGGCAGGCGATCTCCACCTTCCTCCGCCAGAACGAACTCGGCGAAGCGATCGTCGCCCCTGCCGACGTCGAGTTCTCGCACCGCCGGCTCCTCGCGCCCGACGTCTTCGTCGTCCCCCGCGCCGCCGACGGTCGCCGACCGCGCTCCTTCGCCGAAGCGGAGCGACTCCTCCTGGCCATCGAGATCCTCTCGCCCTCGACCGCCCGACGCGACCGGGGCATCAAGCGCCGCATCTATCTGGAGGAGCAGGTCGACGAGTACTGGATCGTCGACGCCGACGCCTGGTGCATCGAGCGGTGGCGGCGCGGTGACGATCGCCCGGAGATCGTGCTGGAGCGGCTCACTTGGCGGCCTGACGGAGCTGAGGAGGCCCTGATCATCGAGCTGCCTCTCCTCTTTGGAGAGGCGCTGGCATAG
- a CDS encoding molybdopterin-dependent oxidoreductase, translating to MEDADVVLLWGSNARAAHPIWFHHLLKGIRHHGTRLYVMDPRRTASAQWADVWCGLRVGSDIALANAMAREIIHAGLHHEAFIANATEGFEAYKAAVEQYTLEYAEPITGIPGDVIREAAHAFARAERAMICWTLGITEHHNAVDNVLALINLALLTGHMGRWGSGCNPLRGQNNVQGGGDMGAIPNKLAGFQDIEQDHEARARFEAAWGTKITPRYGKNLTQMLHAMAAGEMKALLCIGENPMQSDADANHVEQALRSLDHLVVQEIVLTRTAQLADVVLPAAATWCEGEGTVTNSERRVQRVRKAAQAPEGARDELWILSELARRMGHDWATPTANEVWDEVRRLAPAFVGGMTYERLESLGGIRWPCVDESDPGATFLHGRLWQVPRVGRAAPFSVVHHSPPFEERDADYPLLLTTGRRLESYNTGVQTTAYDSPLHTGETLDLSPEDAALLGIATGDMVRVTSRRGSVVAPARIDEGLREHLVFMTFHFPDDVLTNALTIDASDPRSGTAEFKACAVRVEKVAAAALHDAPLATSTT from the coding sequence GTGGAGGACGCCGATGTGGTGCTCCTCTGGGGATCGAACGCCCGTGCGGCGCACCCGATCTGGTTCCATCATCTCCTCAAGGGCATTCGCCATCACGGCACGCGCCTCTATGTCATGGATCCTCGGCGTACGGCCAGCGCACAGTGGGCCGACGTCTGGTGCGGGCTGCGCGTGGGGAGCGATATCGCGCTCGCCAATGCGATGGCGCGCGAAATCATCCATGCGGGGCTGCACCATGAAGCCTTCATTGCCAACGCCACGGAAGGCTTCGAGGCCTACAAGGCGGCAGTGGAGCAGTACACGCTGGAATACGCGGAGCCCATCACCGGCATCCCCGGCGACGTGATTCGCGAGGCGGCGCACGCCTTTGCCAGGGCGGAACGCGCGATGATCTGCTGGACGCTTGGCATCACGGAGCACCACAACGCGGTCGACAACGTCCTTGCCCTCATCAACCTCGCCCTCCTCACGGGGCACATGGGGCGGTGGGGCTCCGGCTGCAACCCGCTGCGCGGACAGAACAACGTGCAGGGCGGGGGCGACATGGGGGCGATTCCCAACAAGCTCGCCGGCTTCCAGGACATCGAGCAGGACCACGAGGCGCGCGCGCGCTTCGAGGCGGCGTGGGGGACGAAGATCACCCCGCGCTACGGGAAGAACCTCACGCAGATGCTGCACGCGATGGCCGCGGGTGAAATGAAGGCGCTGCTCTGCATTGGGGAGAACCCGATGCAGTCCGACGCCGACGCCAATCACGTGGAGCAGGCACTGCGCTCGCTCGATCACCTCGTGGTGCAGGAGATTGTCCTCACCCGCACGGCGCAGTTGGCCGACGTGGTCCTCCCGGCGGCCGCCACCTGGTGCGAGGGAGAGGGGACGGTGACCAACTCCGAGCGCCGGGTGCAACGCGTGCGCAAGGCGGCTCAGGCGCCCGAGGGGGCGCGCGACGAGCTGTGGATCCTCTCCGAGCTGGCGCGCCGCATGGGGCACGACTGGGCGACGCCGACGGCGAATGAAGTGTGGGACGAGGTCCGGCGGCTCGCCCCGGCCTTCGTGGGCGGGATGACGTACGAGCGCCTCGAGTCGTTAGGTGGGATCCGCTGGCCGTGCGTGGACGAATCGGATCCGGGAGCGACCTTCCTGCATGGGCGCCTGTGGCAGGTCCCGCGCGTGGGGCGCGCGGCCCCGTTCAGCGTGGTGCACCACTCCCCGCCGTTCGAAGAGCGCGACGCCGACTATCCGTTGCTCCTGACGACTGGGCGGCGTCTGGAATCGTACAACACCGGCGTGCAGACCACGGCCTACGACTCGCCGCTGCACACCGGCGAGACGCTCGACCTCTCCCCGGAAGATGCCGCTCTCCTCGGGATCGCCACCGGCGACATGGTGCGCGTGACGTCGCGGCGCGGGAGCGTGGTGGCGCCGGCGCGTATCGATGAAGGGCTGCGCGAACACCTGGTCTTCATGACGTTCCACTTTCCCGACGACGTGCTCACCAACGCCCTCACTATCGACGCCTCCGACCCGCGGTCGGGGACGGCGGAGTTCAAGGCGTGCGCCGTACGCGTCGAGAAGGTCGCTGCCGCGGCGTTGCACGACGCGCCGCTCGCGACCTCCACGACCTGA